CACGCGAACTGGTGAGTCAAATACAGATAGGATGTTCCAAGGCAACGTATGAGACGGCACAGTAACTTCTCTTAGAAACGCCTGCTCTTTTTACACTTCTACAGTAGTTGCCTTTTGTAAACCTTTTCAAATTTCACCAGTTAAAGTCCCCTATTTAGTGAACTTTTGTTGTAAACGAACTTACTGTAAAACGCAGCTACACTTAACGTCCATACGCCTCGACGACGAGAACAGCTGTGGTAGAAGCGCACTCCCGTTGTGCGAGAGCGTGTTCATCACCGCTGTCGCGAGAGACATTGAGAGAGTTTGGATCCCATACAATATTGGACTGCGTTTGAAAAGTATCGTGGGGCAAGGAAACACCGCTACGTCATCGCGCTGGGATATTTGGCGACAACATATATTGAAGAAATGATTGTAAAGAAATGAATGAACAAGCAGCAAACTAAACTACAAAATTACATTTTGTAAACACCAATTAACTTTACATCATTGCCTGtattttgcattttataaCTTCAAGGTCCCGGAAGTAACGAAATTGGCATCGTCATTTTTTATGATCCAGCACATTTTAAGTGTTTGCCATATACGTTTAAATACTGGTACTCGTATAAAATATCATTTCATTACTGTACGGGTGCacaaattatgaaaaaaaacgaaaaaaaaacccacaaaaacGATTCACATTTAGTGCTCATTGGGAAAGTTGACAGCTGAAGCGTTTCGAATTCCCCTATGTTGCATGGAAATGTTACTTGGGTGAAGGCGCATGACGTTTCTCGCtctaaaaaaacaacacaaaattttatgtttattttcctACGACTTGCAATGTTTGCAATCGATTTGGATCGAAAGTTGAAGGCAACAAGAGAAACCAAAAGCCAAGTGATTTAAATAGACCCCTTCGCACAGGCGTTAGTGTTTCGTTGTGAATTGTGATAATATCCAGTAGTCAGACAATGTGTCATTAAAATGAGTGAACAGGGCAACGATGATGTGACCGATGGTACCAACGCAAGCGAACGTTCCAGCTGCGTAGAAATGTTGAACAAACGACCTCGTCTGTTGTCCTTCCAAGGGCTGAGCTCGCATTCGCGTGCCCTGGCAGATAGGGAGGTCCCTGGGCCGATGGCAAGCACATCGTCCAGCTCCCTGGAACACATCAACCGTCGTGAACAGCTGGCCAATGATCTACGCAGCTGGCAGGAAAGTCAAATCGCTGCCTGCATAGATGACAACATTCTGAACATGGTGCTGGAACGGTTTCTTGTCTTCTTTGATCGGCGGAACAATGGCAATACTGCATCACAACAACCACCCCAAGCGAACGAAGGCCAACTGTTGGAGGACGAAGCGGTGCGAATGGCAATAAGTGCGCGGGGCCTGTTACCTTCGAGCTCGAGCGAACTGGCCGGACCTTCCACTTCGGCACAAGCAGCTCCGGGACCAGCGGTCGCGGCCGAAAACACGTCCACAGCTGTGCCACCCGATCCCAGTTGGCCTGAAATGGGGCGAGCTTTGCATGACAATTACATCCTCGAGACGGCAGTGGCAGCTGCCATTCAGGAGAAGGGTTTAATATCGGGTTGTTCGGAGGCGGAAGAATCGAGCGACAGTGACGGCAGCGTGCAGGGCGACGAGGACGGCGCTAGGTAGTGAATTCGGGTCCATCGATAGCACATCTTGTAAATGAGTATTTAAATGTATGTTTGTACCGTCCTAAGGTTTAATGCTTATCTAACCTCCTTTTCGCAGGCATATGGCAATCGTTTATATACCTGACGTTAGTAGTAACAACGAATAAATTTACGATTACGAAGCCCCAATGGTGTGCGCCTAATGTTAGAAGAAATATTGAACAGGCGATAGCAATAATTTGTGAGAAAAACAACAGTATTTGAGGTTTGATCATAGTTTGCCTTCAGTGCTTTTCTCCGAATGTTCGTCACCAAAAACTTAAGTGTAAGCTGCAATAGATAAAACCAATCACTCTTTTGCTCTGTtacaaatagttttaaaacgCGATTAGCTAAAAGTTAATATATTTCTATTTCATAACGGCACCGATGTACAGCATACCATACAGCAAGACACCAGATGAATCTTCACGCTTAAGATTCGCTGCGGAATCAGTAGTGCGTGCAAAGGCTATTAACACACACCTGGTAAACAATTCCGATATCTGTTTGACTCCATTGGCGGATCGAGAAGTCTGGTTTTTTGACACTGTTGCTTCCTTGCACAATGGTGTTGGTGTCAAACGGTCGCCCTAGACATCTTTGTTTCCACAGAACAGACCACCCTGACCCTCATAAAAATGTAGCGTGAAACATGGACTGAAGGGGAGGACTGTTGGGTACTAAAAAATGTAAAGCTAAATTACATTACTAGCACTAGAATAACGATCTGTGTACTGTAAACTTTACATCTCTGAAACAAATTTCATCGGTATTAGGTGGGTACGCAATAATAACGTGCAGAACGCATGTTGTAATCTTAAAACAGTAATATATTAGCTTAAAGTCGTAAACTGATCAGTAGAATGAGCATAGGCGGAAAACGTGCGATTATTTCCTAATGACAAAACACAGGAAATGCAGTGTAGCTGCTACGCGCGTGATTTACTCGTTGGCGCTCGAGCGGTTTTTGGCAGGGAAAAGGTGAGGCATTTTAGTTTCTGATTATTGTTATCTTGAAATAGACAACATCGTACGATATTGCTGGGCATGCAGGCTATATCGCCGGCCGCCTGTATGCACTTGTGATCTGCACATTAACGTTACGATACggaaatcatcaagttcgagTGATGATCGTTATAATCGTTACTGTATCAGCAGGCAGATGGCTTGTATCGCAAAGCTGGGAATTTGTCGCTACTTAGAATAGTAATgctataatattttattcaaataatcTGATCGTTTTAAATCACGATTAGACCAATTCTCTTTAGTAAAGGCATTCTCTTCACGAGAAGATGTTAAGCGATCCAAATTGTCAACAATAGTACCATGAGCTTTAGCTAAGCTTTTCTGTAATTTTACCCCCTCTTATTGAGGAGAAACTTCCCCCAAAAGCTCCGCCACAGAATGCGCAAACTCCACACCAGAAACTGTCGATTGCTCGTGTGCGATGTTATGATATTCACGATGGACACGAACAGCATCAACTGATGTCGCAGCAGCATCGGAAAAATCGGATTTTTCCGGATGCAACCCCTACGCCACATCTTGAACATTCGAAACTCGGTGTCCAACAGGTTATCATTATCCGAAACGGCGTTCTCACCGTAAGCCATCGCTCTAAATTGTGCAGCAAGGGTATGCGTTGGGACGTTCAATCGTCTTCTTTCGTTTGGTGAACCTTTCGCGCCAAGGGCCTCTATTCCCGTCTTTATCATTCAACAACCCAGAATTTCGAAGGCGGAGGGGATGAAATGTGAATACTCTCCACCAATGCTCACGCACGCACGTGAGAGATCGATCGAGTTGCGAGTTAACGCATCAATTTCCTTGTTCTACCCGCCACCGGATCGTTGCCCATTGTGCGATAAGATGTGTGCAaagttggagaaaaaaaagccgaaCAAAAAGTGAAACAGATCCACACCATCCACTGATCACCTCCCGGGAGATAAAATCTGCTATGGCGATGGCGGTGAACACAATCTCGCCGCCAGATGCTtgggaaaatgtaaacaatccgAGCAcacagagcgagagagcgagagagatgataaaacacacacaagatgAGGACTGAACTGCGGCATTTGGCGTTGGATGAGTCGGCCCAGCTGGAGTTGGCCAAACCAAGCAACCTGTTGTATTCTTTGCTTGTGTATGagagagattttttttgtgtgcctgtgtgcTTGCTAATCATTGAGGTGTGTTTGGGATGGTAATAATGATAGCACGAGATAAGCTTTCCGTTTCGGCTAGGGTAATAAGAGATGGAGCAACAGGTACAAGCAGAATTTAGTTCTGTTTGTTGTaagattaataaaataaattgtttgtgATAGCCACTTATCATTCTATGCGTGGAATTATGTTACCCTTTTAGTTAAATTATAGTTTAAATATCTTGATCTTTCGATTAATTGTTCTTTTATATAGAAAGAAATGCTTTTTGTTTATGAAAGTCCTATTAGAATCCTTCTTAATGTTATCATATTGATAACAATTCTTGGGAAACTAAACATTCACGGGCTTCCCCTCTACAACTATATGGGGAAGggcgatgttttgttttgttgttgctccaaCCGTTCAGTGCGTAAGCAGCGTAGCTTTCGATGAGTTGTGGTTGCACAGTTTACCACGCAGCTCGCCCTGCGATGTACTTCCAAGGTACACGGAAAGCTTCCTCAGCCTTTccatacgcacgcacacacctaCGGTCAGCTCAGCCGGAAGAGATGCTGGGTTCGCGTCGGTTCGGTCGATGCGAACGGAGCGACGGAGCTCGGCGACAACACCATCGTGTGCACGGCATTCAATCCGTGACCATCGGAGCAGCCGGACGTGTGCGTGTAGCCCGGCAGCCGTATCGCTGCGTGGTGttgtggggggaaaaaaacccaccgaaCTTTAATCAGATTCAAACAAAACTCGGCTTGGTGTTAATTGTGCACTTCTGCCGCCGGACATACGGCGGTGAAGATTATTTCGTGCGCGAAATAACTCTTACCCAACTCTGTCCCCGCGTGTCGACCGCGTGTTCATCGAGTAGGACAAAGGTTTTTTTGCGAGTGTTAGTGTGCGATTGtgtaaataatcaaaatttacTACGTATTCCAATACCTCAGCGTGGTGCgtggtgagtgtgtgtgtggagtgggtgattttgttttcgactTTGTGCCGTGTTGTTTCTGGCGGATCGGAACATCCCTATTCCCCTCTGGTGTGCTAGTGCCAAACGATCGCGGGGGGACCCCGGGGCGGCCAAAAGTTGAACATTGAACTTGCCGTGCCGGATAGGTTCTGTTGTTCGCGATCGTTCAATCCACCCGGACATTTTCGGCAGCGAAAACTATCGTCCAAAACCTGATCTCATTACGCGCGTATCGAATCGTCTGCTCGTGTGTCTATTCTTGGGttgcaaataaatacaaacCTCTGGTTCTGGTTCGGATAGGCAATCGTTATACCGATACCCGGCTTGTGGGTGACCGATCGGGGTTGGGTGGTGGAATTTTGCGCGCTTCCATACAACCCCGCCGAAAGATAAATATTTTCTGTGCAAACTCTGTGCCCGATGACcgagcgcgcgcgtgtgttctGGTTTTTTACCGatccatcgaccatcgatCGATGGTGGCCGCTTAATGGACACGCTCCGCGCTGGTTGCGTTTATCTGGCGAATACGGAAATCCCTTGTTGCCATCTTGCCACGCTGCCAAATAACAAGCAAGTGTAGCCCGTAAAGAAATAATGCTGGATCAATTCAAACCGGTAAGATAAATATGCAACGAAACGGTTGCCGGTTTCGGTATCGTTCGCAACCGTTGCAACGGCTGACGATGAAAGCTATTCGGCGAACAAAGTAAGCGCCGAGATAGAAATAGAACGTTCCGGAGGATACACTTGTTGCTACTGGAgacggcggacgtctcgtaaGGTGTTGACATTGGTGCGCCtcaattgttgtttttaatgttcggaacatcttttttttaccATAAAACAGTGCAAAGAATCATAAATTATGGAGTGTCAAttttaagaaaacaaaagccagCTGAAACAGGGTAAAATTGTAACATTATAGATATGTGTAAAACTTGCTAAACAAAGTGGCAGACTTGCGTGGATGTCCATTGTCGTTAAAGTGCAAAGTTTTCTTAACACAATCGAAGCGCTTGAGTTGTTGAATGttgaaatgtgtttgaaataaagTGTATATTCTTCCGATAAATGTGATTGAGCTACTGTTGCGTCCTGTTTCATGAGCTGCAATCACGTCCGCTTACATTTTCGATCTAAAAACTCAATTGTAGCTCCATGTACAGGTATTGTTGTTACCATtagtggatgtgtgtgtgcgtgtgtgcgtgtgcatatGAGAGTGTGGTGAAATAGGAAAATAAGGTGTCAAACAAATCCCCCCCCCAGGGAGGGTAATCCTCCCACAGAGTCAATGCTATATCCGGCCGTAGCTGGTCTCGGCCGATAGGTACAAGCTCGAAATCAGCCCAGGGTCCCAACGGGAGTGTCGGGGTGTAACGGGCGTGGGTTCCGATTACCAGCTGCCGGCGTCGGGTGAGGTGTGCAACAATCTTCAAGAAACAGGTACGCCTAGTCTTATGTTCCCCGTGGTTGCCTCCAACCAAACGTCGGTTGCTTTGTATATATAGATTTGTTGCTCGCTTGCCCGTATGTACTTCATGTCGCTGTTGCTGCATGATTGGAGTGTGTCCTTGAGTCGCCCATTCGGCAAGGATTCCAGTCGGCACCGGGGTTTTGATTACATCTTGTGCTGTCGGTTCGGTCGTCTATCCATCTGAGCCCATCCTTCCCAACAGGCGTAATCCTACGGATTTCGGCCCGGGTTAGAGACTGTCCGGTAGGAGCGAATGAGACAGAAGTGGCAGCAAAAAAGAATTTACCCAGGGCGTGATGTTTCGTTggagagcaaaaagaaaaacgatatACTCAGAAGCCGGCAAAGAACACAGTCCATGAAGGGTTCGCATGTCACAATGGAATCTTGTCATCCATACCGCGGGTGCTGCAGTGTGAATGTCAGACCAAAAACGCGTTGGCGTCATTTGTATGCTGGCCGGCAACATAAAGAACGAGAACGGTTACAGGTTTACAGAAAAACCACCACGCGTTTGAATAGTTTAAGTTGcagaagtaaaataaaaaaaaaacattcgtaCTAACAGTTTTCCTACATTGTGTTCGAGTAGCAACACAAACACCCATCGATTAGCAAGAGTCCTGGACGCAATCTCGTCCGGTCCGGTTCGATGAATCATGGCAAGTGCAAGTGTTTATCTTGCCCGCAAACCGAATGTTCCGTCTGTCGAAAAATACCCGGTTGCCGCCCCCCGGTGCCGCCGTGGCATATAATTACGTCCAATAAAGTCCAAGGTAAATGGTTCGTACTGGATGAACCCGACCGGCTCGATAGCTCGGGtttgagcgtgtgtgtggggcCCGGTTGAAGCGTGTGCCATCGATAAGAAATTTCCATAGCCAGGTGATAGCACACCGGTGACCCAGGTGTTGCAATCTGCTCGCTGTCTCGGAAACCGACATGAAGCAACCCCCAAAAGCAAATCGAGTCCTCTCGACACGACCACACGAGCTACCGGCACCGGTTGAGCAAGCTTATATGTAACGGACTACGGACCACGGaaggataaataaaacacgCTGAAAGCTTGCATAATAAGTGGCAGTAAGATGCACAAGACTCAAGCTAGAAGAAAAGCATAATGCTCTAAATAAGGAACAAAAATGAGGCACAAAATAAgcaacggaagaaaaaaaaaccccgtcggTTCCTTCGCTTCAGCATGGGTGCAACGTTTGCTCGAATTCACTCCCGCATTCATGCGTTCGTTCGCCCCATAGTTATCTATTTTTAGGTTGTTTTTATTGATGGTAATCGATGATAGGTTTCATTTtacatatatacatacacaTTCGCCCGCATTCGTCGGACCCGGTTGCGGTTGTGGTTCGTTtagaatttaaatttgaaacccCCGCGGGAAAACTCGGACGGTAGCGGGGGTAGGAAAAGCGCTCGACTGAACGACGGCCGCCATCAATAAGATTGTGTTTGTAGAAGGTGTAGTTTTCACCTGGACCGGGGAGGACTTCAGCAGCAGGTTCTTTCTACCGTCCAGCAAAGGTTTATATTTATGTAGTGATTTGTGTTTTTCgagttttgctttcgtttgcttctcgAGACCTCGAGGTCCGGTCTTCTAATTATGCTGATGGAGTTTATATTTTTGCCGGCCTGTTTGATTTATTAACTACCTTAAAGGGGGTAGTTTTGATGTAAATTAATGCACTTATTATGCtccgttttgttttaagttaaacaaacaaatagtcCATTTATCTATTCcaaggatttttttgttaatattttgcAACTCCCTTGTGTCATTCGAAGGCATTTACTTTTTTCTCTGATGAGTTATTGCGAGGATGGCTTACCTTGCTCCAGCGACCAAACGCAGTAATGATCCAGTTTCATTGTTCAGCTCCAAGGACGATTTGTGTCCTTGGGCATGTCCGTGTACCGTTTGTACGGAAATAGCTCCACACCCGAGAACAGATCGGGCTTTCAGGAATCGGGAGCAGTATGTCCGCTTTAAAAATATCGTTCCTTTCGCGAGGGCTTTGTTCTTGCTGTTGTGCGAACGTGTGCACCCTTCAATAGAATAACCCCACGGATATCGGAGATAGCGGAGTTGGTGGTGTGGTGATGTTATTTCCATATCGTTATGATGCGTCGAATCGATAGTGATGAACTTTGAACGCTGATGACACTTTGAAGAACAAATACATTTACCCACAGCTAACAAATTCAATGTAAATGCTTCATTCAGCAAGGAAAACGTTCCGATAAAGTTGGTTCGAACTTTTCACAATACCTATTTACTaaagcagagagagagagagagaacttTGTTAAAATAACTTCATCATAGACGATAATTTTAAAGCATTCTCACGGCATACGGCACAGTTATGCTCAGTTGGTTGTAAAGAAGCTCATTCCTGGAAGCATAAACCCGTAAGCTACCGCGCTTTGTTGGTTGCTTTTGTCCGGGGCTGGAGAGAACCCAGCACACGCCTCTTGAGGCGTACGGACATCAACTCGAACTGCTGCTCAAGATTCAAGAAATGGTGTACGACCTGTTAAGCAACTTTTCACTGCACTTTTGACTTTGCTCGCATCCGCATTCCATGGGACACTCGTTTCCCCTCTCCTCACAGCAGCCGTTCCATGTTCGGGCGTGTTTTCCCCCCGTTGCCTTTCCTTCACACTTGAGCCTGCCGTGTATTAATTTACCAGCTTTCGCATCCCTCAAAACAGCTGAACTTTACCGATGGGCTTCTTtaacgaagaaaaaagaaaattttcttcttaaaTTACAAACCCAAACATGGTGAAGGGCCGTGCAGTTGGTCCCTTTTTGCTCCCTTAGTTGGTGAAAGATGCACCCGTGGAACGatcgtttaaaacaaaaaaaaggccaaaCATAAGCATCACCCCGAAACCGGGAATTACGTGGGAAGCAAAGTAAAGCAGACACGGGAAAACAACCATTATCGAAACTGAATCCATGTTCTCCGATGTTGGTAGTGAAAGTTTCCCCCTTTTCTTTTGCAGGCCAGCGCGGCGTGGTCGATCTATTGTACGCTACCCAGTCCCGGCCATGTTTGCCGAATGGTGTGTAGCTTTGGTAAAGTTGTAATGAAATGATTCTCTTATTTCAGCTCGACTTTCCATCAGCTTTTCGCTTTTCCACGCCACACAGCCACTTCTCATGCGATCGTACTGAGGTTTTTGTATTTCTGAGGATTCCCTGTGTccgtgtgtatttgtgtgtacACGACAGGAGTACAAAGTGCATCTTGAAACAATGCAACAAAAGGCACGACGAGCGGGGAGGCACATACATACATGTGTCCTCTTTACACGCTCCCATTCCAAAACTCCAATCCGTTTTATTTGCCCTCCGCAATGGCCACCGGCACAATGGTGGCCTTTTTTTGGGGTGAGTGTCTTTATATCGAAAGAAAGCGGCAAAGCGGGACATGGAttgggaaaaaaaggacattTCGTTTGACACTTCTGGCTCGAGTGGCTTCTGTGTCCGGTGTCAAAGGTGCATTTGTTCGGACGCTTTGTGtcggtgttgctgttgttgttacgGGTAGGTTCGTGTTGTGCGGTACTTCGGTGCCATTTACTACGATGTCAAAACACGGCAAACAGTGCAGCAATTACGTACGGAAGGAGCAAGGTTTGTCTTTCGCAAAATGAACTCACCGTCACCGGTTGGCGATAGAGACAAATGGATGGTTCTTTGTTACTGCTACCAGTTGAACTTTGCACCCAAGGATTGTTGCAATGCCAGATGGTGTTGAGAACTCAGTCGAATATTTCGGAATGAGCATTGTTTCTCGTAGCTTCGGGACAAAGGATACGCAAGGAATCTTGTATGAATTCATTTCGACTTGATTATTTTGCCATTCCAAACTCATTTATGTACAATACTTTAATTCATCCCTTCATAGCAGCTTACTGATACagtttaaaattcaaatattttcaacattgtaatttttaatacaatttcatTTACTTTGTGCTGAAAAATATACTAAAAATATATTGATTTGAAGCagagaaataaattataaccAGCCATTAAATATCAATATTAGAATTGAACTTATGTGCACCCACTTCTTACCTCGAACAACTTAAAGACAAATATTTGCTGCAAACATCCAGTGTTTCCATCGATAGGAAACTTTAAACAATACTTCTGCAACAGACGAACTTCATACGAACGtgaaaaaaacatcaagacgCTTCCTTTTATATATGAGCATCGTTACCGGCACGACGTTGGAAACTGGGCTGTGAAGGCTCGTAAAGTCGATTCGTAAATGGGAAAGTTTCACCCATTCTTACCAATAAAACGATAGAAATATTGAAGTCATACCGGCGGTTGTGCGAGAGAAATTTGCTGCAAATGGAATGAAGCCAAACTAACCGCCGTTATGTGCCGGTAAAGGCATTGCATTCCCGTCACTGATCGACGCCTGAGCGTGCTGATATTTGATACAATTTCCAATCCGAACCTTTAACAACCGATGGTGAGCTTTGCTTGCTCGGTAAGAGGATTGCAGGCTTTGATGTTTGAGGACACAATTTGGTAAAAGCTTACAATGTACGTTCCCTGGCCACAACATGCCTTTAGCGTACGATGCAGCAGGGTAAAATTGGAATTTGATAGGTGACTTTGGAAGCGGAACTTTGTAAAAGAACTAGGACGAATTGAGGCGGACATAGTGTTTCACATGGATAAtcatatttttcctttttgatcTATAACGGCTATATTTTGGACATTTTTCTAATTCCACAGGTGGTAAAGCTGTGTTTGAAATATGTTTCAGATTAAAGTTGTTTTAAGGGTCATGTGCTAACTTTGAAAATCTGGCTGACTTTTTGAGTTAAATTTTCGAATAAAGCTGCCTAGAATTAGTACCCACAGCCTCATGAAGCACTAACttccattttaaattaatgtctACACTGTCCAGATTAAAGTCAAAGCATGCTTTGAAAATTGACAACCTGTACTTAACAAACCATTTGTTATGTGAATATCGTATCTCAGACTTTATAATTGGGCCCACTTCTTTCGGCAAATGCCCTCGTCAGCAGTAAAGCTGAGTCAATTTtgaaagagaatatttaaTGCGGCCCTTCCTACGAATGTTGAGCGAAGCGAAAGGTGCTGGTCGAACGCTTTTCCTAATAGAAATGAAGCCCTACTACCGAAATGTAGGCACT
The Anopheles moucheti chromosome 2, idAnoMoucSN_F20_07, whole genome shotgun sequence genome window above contains:
- the LOC128296867 gene encoding uncharacterized protein LOC128296867; the protein is MSEQGNDDVTDGTNASERSSCVEMLNKRPRLLSFQGLSSHSRALADREVPGPMASTSSSSLEHINRREQLANDLRSWQESQIAACIDDNILNMVLERFLVFFDRRNNGNTASQQPPQANEGQLLEDEAVRMAISARGLLPSSSSELAGPSTSAQAAPGPAVAAENTSTAVPPDPSWPEMGRALHDNYILETAVAAAIQEKGLISGCSEAEESSDSDGSVQGDEDGAR